A region of Massilia sp. WG5 DNA encodes the following proteins:
- a CDS encoding tetratricopeptide repeat protein: protein MKRWLAHAALAAALSPCLTQAQAPANEPAAEQEMLYQSALRLLAEGRLEDAAAMLQRVVSQEPRHAGAWLDLAISQCELGNAAEAERLFRTFEQRFPSPPGIAETISRYRATGCGKPASTRQGSTWLLAATRGRDDNVNQGASDPRFTIGTGSAHTEYELAPAFLPKPDSFSQLGVSYLRPLGNSGISLIAQAYGRWHDHERAQDTTSALGALEHTWKAGGWRLRGTAALGYVTLDGILYQRQQQLQARVTPPLKLPQNAEFALYGNLNHVNYPTRSAYDGNTLELGGVYGYRTMHGLSQATLTALRDDSTNGRPGGDRKGWFGSLQWYGEVNDRFSLEAGLTHQYWRSDDIYSAGLIETLRLQQSTTLRAAGNWLLRPHTSVVLEWRGTFNHENISLFQYNSRALQLSLRWDNF, encoded by the coding sequence ATGAAGCGCTGGCTCGCCCATGCTGCGCTGGCCGCGGCTCTGTCGCCGTGCCTGACCCAGGCCCAGGCGCCCGCGAACGAACCCGCAGCCGAGCAGGAGATGCTATACCAGTCTGCGCTGCGCTTGCTGGCCGAGGGCCGCCTGGAAGATGCCGCCGCGATGCTGCAGCGCGTCGTCTCGCAGGAGCCGCGCCATGCCGGCGCCTGGCTGGATCTGGCGATCAGCCAATGCGAACTCGGCAACGCGGCCGAAGCGGAACGCCTGTTCAGAACGTTCGAGCAGCGCTTTCCTTCACCACCTGGCATCGCCGAAACTATCTCCCGCTACCGCGCGACCGGCTGCGGCAAGCCGGCGTCGACACGCCAGGGCAGCACATGGCTGCTGGCCGCCACCCGGGGGCGCGACGACAACGTCAACCAGGGCGCGAGCGATCCGCGTTTCACTATCGGCACCGGCAGCGCCCACACCGAATACGAACTGGCCCCCGCTTTCCTGCCGAAACCCGACAGTTTCAGCCAACTGGGCGTTTCTTACCTGCGCCCGCTCGGCAATTCTGGCATCAGCCTCATTGCCCAGGCCTATGGCCGCTGGCACGACCACGAGCGCGCACAGGACACGACTTCTGCGCTCGGCGCCCTCGAGCACACCTGGAAGGCTGGCGGCTGGCGGCTACGCGGCACGGCCGCGCTCGGCTATGTAACCCTCGATGGTATCCTCTACCAGCGCCAGCAACAGCTCCAGGCGCGCGTGACACCGCCGCTGAAGCTCCCCCAAAACGCCGAGTTCGCCCTATACGGTAACCTGAACCACGTAAACTATCCGACCCGCTCTGCGTATGACGGCAACACGCTCGAACTGGGCGGTGTCTATGGCTATCGCACCATGCACGGCTTGTCCCAGGCGACCCTGACGGCATTGCGGGACGATAGCACCAATGGCCGGCCGGGCGGCGACCGCAAGGGCTGGTTCGGCAGCCTGCAATGGTATGGCGAAGTCAATGACCGCTTCTCGCTCGAAGCCGGGCTGACCCACCAGTACTGGCGCAGCGACGACATCTATTCCGCCGGACTGATCGAGACGCTCCGCCTGCAGCAGTCAACGACGCTACGCGCGGCTGGCAACTGGCTGCTGCGCCCGCATACCAGCGTGGTGCTGGAGTGGCGTGGTACTTTCAACCACGAAAATATCTCGCTGTTCCAATATAATAGCCGGGCTCTGCAGCTGAGCCTGCGTTGGGATAATTTTTGA
- a CDS encoding VanZ family protein produces MSFELIVFLAAASTVALGCLLPSHWLPLLPHDKLLHFIAFAGLSTLALRIEPAWPLRTVWLLGLLLAGLAIELLQKLVPGRSFCWRDMGANAAGIAATALVFGLLQVI; encoded by the coding sequence ATGTCTTTTGAATTGATTGTTTTCCTGGCCGCTGCAAGCACGGTCGCCCTCGGCTGCCTGCTGCCGTCGCACTGGCTGCCTCTGCTTCCGCATGACAAGCTGTTGCATTTCATCGCGTTCGCGGGCCTCAGCACGCTCGCGCTGCGCATCGAACCGGCTTGGCCGCTGCGCACCGTATGGCTGCTGGGCCTGCTGCTGGCCGGACTGGCGATCGAACTCCTGCAGAAGCTGGTTCCGGGCCGCAGTTTTTGCTGGCGCGACATGGGCGCCAACGCGGCGGGCATCGCCGCGACGGCCCTGG